The following are from one region of the Odontesthes bonariensis isolate fOdoBon6 chromosome 16, fOdoBon6.hap1, whole genome shotgun sequence genome:
- the tpbgl gene encoding trophoblast glycoprotein-like: protein MRILYNIYHSKGIFLVWHQWCLYYAAGVCLLLSPVRSDDACPSSCICARDAGTVTCLPDGEETELPGDMPEWTSTLILKGRNISTLPRGALTINGTKLVMMTLSLSYNGIQVIEPYAFLGLPRLHLLDLSHNQLEFISARAFHGLPELRSLYLNYSILPPAIAHLSGALSAENLRNLHRLELAGNGLKSIPLERLDMYSLHALVLTDNSIENIERENITNLYQERRLRVYLSLNPFRCNCELEAFYYWLKNSSQCPDAGRLLCSQPEGKSGIPVEKLRSEDVDCMSENLEAVSYVFLGIVLALIGVVFLMVLYLNRRGIKRWLNNIREACRDQMEVYHYRYEQDSDPRLANVAV, encoded by the coding sequence ATGCGGATTCTTTACAATATCTACCATTCGAAAGGCATTTTTCTCGTTTGGCATCAGTGGTGTCTGTATTACGCAGCAGGGGTGTGTTTGTTACTTTCGCCCGTGCGCTCGGACGACGCTTGTCCGTCGTCTTGCATCTGTGCCAGAGACGCGGGGACGGTGACCTGCCTACCTGATGGGGAGGAAACCGAGCTACCAGGAGACATGCCAGAGTGGACGTCCACTCTGATACTTAAAGGGAGAAATATCTCAACTTTACCTCGCGGTGCGCTCACGATCAATGGCACGAAGTTGGTAATGATGACATTATCGCTGTCCTATAACGGCATACAGGTTATTGAACCGTATGCTTTCCTGGGACTTCCCCGTTTACACCTACTGGATCTGAGCCACAATCAGTTGGAGTTTATCTCAGCTAGGGCTTTCCACGGATTACCAGAGCTTCGCTCCCTTTACTTAAATTACTCTATTTTGCCCCCTGCCATCGCGCATCTCTCAGGTGCGCTGAGCGCAGAAAATTTGCGCAACCTCCACAGACTCGAATTGGCGGGAAACGGGCTGAAGTCTATACCATTAGAGAGATTAGACATGTATAGCCTCCACGCGTTAGTGCTGACAGATAACTCAATAGAGAATATTGAGAGGGAAAATATAACCAATTTGTACCAGGAAAGGCGCTTACGCGTCTACTTGTCCTTAAATCCTTTTCGGTGCAACTGTGAACTGGAAGCATTTTACTACTGGTTAAAGAACTCTTCCCAATGCCCGGACGCTGGGCGTCTCCTTTGCAGTCAGCCCGAGGGTAAGAGTGGGATCCCTGTGGAAAAGCTCCGATCTGAGGACGTGGATTGTATGAGCGAGAACCTAGAAGCGGTTTCATATGTGTTCCTTGGTATTGTGTTGGCCCTGATTGGAGTAGTGTTTCTAATGGTGCTGTATCTCAACCGTCGAGGCATCAAACGGTGGCTCAACAACATCCGAGAGGCATGTCGAGACCAGATGGAGGTCTACCATTACCGCTATGAGCAGGACTCAGATCCGAGACTGGCAAACGTGGCAGTTTGA
- the LOC142401904 gene encoding olfactory receptor 2AT4-like translates to MSFLRNAYNSSVIIHPPGFFIIGFESFPFLSVYIIFLAFVYVVTVLFNCLLIYIVVLNPCLHTPKYLAVINLAAIDLMLNTCTIPSMIKIFLVKDNFIPFNLCFVQMYAYYVLVSLESFALSILAYDRVIAICFPLRQNSINTMRHMICIVSIIWCCVLGVIAFTTCLMTRLSFCNSVRVFSYFCDYAPVFRLACNDYSMQWFSASFLSVLLLLGPFTFILLSYISILVTVYKMKSVDSRLKALATCIEHAILVAVFYIPLLVIFTYGFYFRAIDPDLRVLSLSLSSCLPPCINPIVYSFKTKEIKIRVLALCGKYKVSANIPTKSKTIFVGLRAG, encoded by the coding sequence ATGTCTTTTCTCAGGAACGCTTATAACAGCTCTGTCATCATACATCCTCCGGGCTTCTTTATCATTGGATTTGAATCATTTCCTTTTCTAAGTGTCTACATCAtctttctagcatttgtttatgTGGTAACAGTGCTgttcaactgtttgctgatatATATCGTTGTTCTTAATCCCTGTTTGCACACTCCGAAATATTTGGCTGTCATCAACCTTGCTGCGATTGATTTAATGCTCAACACGTGCACTATTCCCAGCATGATAAAGATATTTCTTGTGAAGGACAACTTCATTCCATTTAACCTGTGTTTTGTACAAATGTATGCATATTATGTGTTGGTATCACTGGAGTCATTTGCACTTTCTATACTGGCCTATGACCGGGTGATTGCCATATGCTTCCCTTTGCGCCAAAATTCAATCAACACAATGCGGCACATGATCTGCATCGTCAGCATCATATGGTGCTGTGTTCTGGGAGTAATAGCGTTTACAACATGCCTCATGACACGATTGTCCTTTTGCAACTCCGTCAGAGTGTTCAGTTATTTTTGTGACTATGCACCCGTGTTTCGACTTGCCTGTAACGATTACTCAATGCAGTGGTTTTCAGcttcttttctctctgttttactGCTTCTTGGGCCCTTTACTTTCATTCTTCTGTCTTATATCAGCATCCTGGTGACTGTGTACAAGATGAAATCTGTGGACTCTCGACTAAAAGCTTTGGCCACCTGTATTGAGCATGCTATCCTTGTTGCTGTATTTTATATTCCTCTTCTTGTCATATTCACATACGGGTTTTATTTTAGAGCCATTGACCCAGACCTGCGAGTCCTGAGCCTGTCCCTATCCTCTTGTCTCCCTCCTTGCATTAATCCTATTGTATATTCTTTTAAAAccaaagaaattaaaatcagAGTCCTGGCACTGTGCGGAAAATACAAAGTCAGTGCAAACATACCAACAAAATCTAAAACAATCTTTGTAGGGTTGAGAGCAGGCTGA